The Aythya fuligula isolate bAytFul2 chromosome 2, bAytFul2.pri, whole genome shotgun sequence genome contains a region encoding:
- the FZD1 gene encoding frizzled-1, translated as MAERRGPAAGGEVGGGRCRCRCRCRCRWLLPVPLPLLLLWAAALPAGGQPPAPQYNGERGISIPDHGYCQPISIPLCTDIAYNQTIMPNLLGHTNQEDAGLEVHQFYPLVKVQCSAELKFFLCSMYAPVCTVLEQALPPCRSLCERARQGCEALMNKFGFQWPDTLRCEKFPVHGAGELCVGQNASERGTPTPALHPESWTSNPQRGGAGGGAGGSGSGEPRGRFSCPRALKVPSYLNYRFLGEKDCGAPCEPGRLYGLMYFGPEELRFSRTWIGIWSVLCCASTLFTVLTYLVDMKRFSYPERPIIFLSGCYTAVAVAYIAGFLLEERVVCNERFAEDGSRTVAQGTKREGCTILFMMLYFFGMASSIWWVILSLTWFLAAGMKWGHEAIEANSQYFHLAAWAVPAIKTITILALGQVDGDVLSGVCFVGINNVDALRGFVLAPLFVYLFIGTSFLLAGFVSLFRIRTIMKHDGTKTEKLEKLMVRIGIFSVLYTVPATIVIACYFYEQAFREQWERSWVTQSCKSYAIPCPNNHSSHHPPMSPDFTVFMIKYLMTLIVGITSGFWIWSGKTLNSWRKFYTRLTNSKQGETTV; from the coding sequence ATGGCCGAGCGGCGCGGGCCGGCGGCCGGCGGCGAAGTTGGCGGcggccggtgccggtgccggtgccggtgccggtgccggtggcTGCTGCCGGtgccgctgccgctgctgctgctgtgggcggcggcgctgccggCCGGGGGGCAGCCGCCCGCGCCGCAGTACAACGGCGAGCGGGGCATCTCCATCCCGGACCACGGGTACTGCCAGCCCATCTCCATCCCGCTGTGCACCGACATCGCCTACAACCAGACCATCATGCCCAACCTGCTGGGCCACACCAACCAGGAGGACGCGGGGCTGGAGGTGCACCAGTTCTACCCGCTGGTCAAGGTGCAGTGCTCGGCCGAGCTCAagttcttcctctgctccatgTACGCGCCCGTCTGCACCGTGCTGGAGCAGGCCCTGCCGCCCTGCCGCTCCCTCTGCGAGCGCGCCCGCCAGGGCTGCGAGGCCCTCATGAACAAGTTCGGCTTCCAGTGGCCCGACACGCTGCGCTGCGAGAAGTTCCCGGTGCACGGGGCCGGCGAGCTGTGCGTGGGGCAGAACGCCTCCGAGCGAGGCACCCCCACGCCCGCCTTGCACCCCGAGAGCTGGACCAGCAACCCCCAGCGTGGGGGcgccggcggcggggctgggggctcggggtCCGGCGAGCCCCGCGGGCGCTTCTCCTGCCCGCGGGCGCTGAAGGTGCCCTCCTACCTGAACTACCGCTTCCTGGGCGAGAAGGACTGCGGGGCGCCCTGCGAGCCCGGCCGCCTCTACGGGCTCATGTACTTCGGGCCCGAGGAGCTGCGCTTCTCCCGCACCTGGATCGGCATCTGGTCCGTGCTCTGCTGCGCCTCCACCCTCTTCACCGTGCTCACCTACTTGGTGGACATGAAGCGGTTCAGCTACCCTGAGCGGCCCATCATCTTCCTCTCAGGCTGCTACACGGCCGTGGCCGTGGCCTACATCGCCGGCttcctgctggaggagagggtGGTCTGCAACGAGCGCTTCGCCGAGGACGGCTCCCGGACCGTGGCGCAGGGCACGAAGCGGGAGGGCTGCACCATCCTCTTCATGATGCTCTACTTCTTCGGCATGGCCAGCTCCATCTGGTGGGTCATCCTCTCCCTCACCTGGTTCCTGGCCGCCGGCATGAAGTGGGGCCACGAGGCCATCGAGGCCAACTCCCAGTACTTCCACCTGGCCGCCTGGGCAGTGCCAGCCATCAAGACCATCACTATCCTGGCCCTGGGGCAGGTAGACGGGGATGTCCTCAGCGGCGTCTGCTTTGTGGGCATCAACAACGTGGACGCGCTGCGGGGCTTCGTGCTGGCCCCCCTATTTGTCTACCTGTTCATCGGCACCTCCTTTCTGCTGGCCGGCTTTGTGTCCCTCTTCAGGATCCGGACCATCATGAAGCACGATGGCACCAagacagaaaagctggagaagCTCATGGTGAGGATAGGCATCTTCAGCGTCCTCTACACGGTGCCGGCCACCATCGTCATTGCCTGCTATTTTTACGAGCAAGCTTTTAGGGAACAGTGGGAAAGGAGCTGGGTCACGCAGAGCTGTAAGAGCTATGCCATCCCCTGTCCTAATAACCACAGCAGCCATCACCCACCCATGAGCCCTGACTTCACCGTCTTCATGATCAAGTATCTCATGACCTTAATCGTGGGCATCACCTCGGGCTTCTGGATCTGGTCGGGGAAAACGCTGAACTCCTGGAGGAAGTTCTACACCAGGCTCACCAACAGCAAGCAGGGCGAGACCACCGTCTGA